One region of Drosophila kikkawai strain 14028-0561.14 chromosome 2R, DkikHiC1v2, whole genome shotgun sequence genomic DNA includes:
- the Dyrk2 gene encoding dual specificity tyrosine-phosphorylation-regulated kinase 2 isoform X4, producing MLDRCEMPIQLDNEKLRRDVRLTGSRLDLPQLCNGSRRLDAQNNHMAGGETTTATTASNGNGISNSNGNGSGNGNNIGSPVSSSTTNSSNGGNERGSSTKSNSSSGSGSSGNSASSTGSAEPKCNTPMTPSELVKKFRNYLTDQEFEELKVYKEVYYFGQHASKNYNKPAPTANTTNLGYDDDNGNYKIIEHDHIAFRYEILEVIGKGSFGQVIRALDHKTNTHVAIKIIRNKKRFLNQAVVELNILDELREKDADGSHNVIHMLDYTYFRKHLCITFELMSLNLYELIKKNNYNGFSMSLIRRFCNSIVKCLRLLYKENIIHCDLKPENILLKQRGSSSIKVIDFGSSCYVDRKIYTYIQSRFYRSPEVILGLQYGTAIDMWSLGCILAELYTGFPLFPGENEVEQLACIMEVLGLPPKVLISVARRRRLFFDSRDAPRCITNTKGRKRTPGSKSLAQILHCQDRYFIDFLQRCLEWDPAERMTPDEAAHHEFLQPSSSSRHRSCRMSSSSSSSGLNSVSQKSSCYSFAEVSPGSGGPVVASITSTTAVHSAAMATNTAKSRQQQPPSHGHPHGHAQSNGHLPDIKLSASDKYNSMQKVAVRSKIASSVSDLESVQQYSLHRIYGGVGSGSTHHVSSAATRKHLTGSGNVGGIGSVSSKYGSSTLAHNHHNVTHHNASTATIATATHHHHHHGVGGQQQQQSSGGGATMAMSHSQSTGDVSDRAIFGRA from the exons ATGTTGGATCGATGCGAAATGCCG ATCCAACTGGACAACGAGAAGTTGCGACGGGACGTTCGCTTGACGGGCTCCCGACTGGACCTGCCGCAGCTCTGCAACGGGTCCCGGCGCCTGGATGCACAAAACAACCACATGGCAGGGGGTGAGACCACCACGGCCACGACAGCCTCCAATGGCAATGGTATTAGCAACAGCAATGGAAATGGCAGcggcaatggcaacaacaTCGGATCGCCAGTGTCCTCATCGaccaccaacagcagcaacggcgGCAATGAGCGAGGCTCCTCCACCAAGTCCAatagcagcagcggcagcggcagctccgGCAACTCGGCCAGCAGCACAGGAAGCGCCGAGCCCAAGTGCAATACGCCCATGACGCCATCTG AGCTGGTGAAAAAGTTTCGGAACTACCTAACCGATCAGGAGTTCGAGGAGCTTAAGGTGTACAAGGAGGTCTATTATTTTGGCCAGCATGCCAGCAAGAACTACAACAAGCCCGCCCCCACAGCCAACACCACCAATCTGGGCTATGACGATGATAATGGCAACTACAAGATC ATCGAACACGATCACATAGCCTTTCGCTACGAGATTCTGGAGGTGATTGGCAAGGGCAGCTTCGGACAGGTGATCAGGGCCCTGGACCATAAGACCAACACCCACGTGGCCATCAAGATCATAAGGAACAAGAAGCGCTTCCTCAACCAGGCCGTGGTCGAGCTCAACATACTCGATGAGCTGCGGGAGAAGGATGCAGATGGATCTCACAATGTCATACACATGCTCGACTACACCTACTTCCGCAAGCATTTGTGCATCACCTTTGAGCTGATGAG CCTGAACCTGTACGAGCTGATAAAGAAGAACAACTACAACGGATTCAGCATGAGTCTCATAAGACGCTTCTGCAACTCGATTGTGAAGTGCCTGCGCCTGCTCTACAAGGAAAACATTATTCACTGTGATCTCAAGCCG GAAAACATCTTGCTCAAACAGCGTGGCAGCAGCTCCATCAAAGTCATCGACTTTGGCAGCTCGTGCTACGTGGATCGTAAAATCTACACGTACATCCAATCGAGGTTCTACCGCTCCCCGGAGGTGATTCTCGGCCTGCAGTACGGCACCGCCATCGACATGTGGAGCCTGG GCTGCATCCTTGCCGAGCTATACACGGGCTTCCCACTGTTTCCCGGCGAGAACGAGGTGGAGCAGTTGGCCTGCATCATGGAGGTGCTGGGTCTGCCGCCCAAGGTGCTCATCTCGGTGGCCAGGCGGCGGCGCCTCTTCTTCGACTCCCGCGATGCCCCGCGCTGCATAACAAACACCAAGGGACGCAAGCGGACGCCGGGCAGCAAGTCGCTGGCCCAGATCCTGCACTGCCAGGACCGCTATTTCATCGACTTCCTGCAGCGCTGCCTGGAATGGGACCCCGCGGAACGGATGACGCCCGACGAGGCAGCCCACCACGAGTTCCTGCAGCCCTCCTCCTCCAGTCGCCACCGCAGCTGCCGCATGTCCAGCAGCTCGTCCAGCTCGGGCCTAAACAGCGTCTCCCAGAAGTCCTCCTGCTACAGCTTCGCAGAGGTCTCGCCAGGCAGCGGCGGTCCGGTGGTGGCCTCGATCACCAGCACCACGGCGGTGCACAGCGCGGCCATGGCCACCAACACCGCCAAGTcgcgccagcagcagccaccgagCCACGGCCACCCCCATGGACATGCCCAGTCGAACGGACACCTGCCGGACATCAAGCTGAGCGCCAGCGACAAGTACAACAGCATGCAGAAGGTGGCGGTGCGCTCGAAGATCGCGTCCAGCGTGTCCGACCTGGAGTCGGTGCAGCAGTACTCGCTGCATCGCATCTACGGCGGCGTGGGCAGCGGCAGCACCCACCACGTCTCGTCGGCGGCCACCAGGAAGCACCTGACCGGCAGTGGCAATGTCGGTGGCATCGGCAGCGTGTCCTCGAAGTACGGCAGCTCGACGCTGGCGCACAACCACCACAATGTGACGCACCACAATGCGTCGACGGCAACGATTGCTACGGCCACAcatcaccaccatcaccacGGAGTGGgtggtcagcagcagcagcagtcttcAGGTGGTGGCGCCACCATGGCCATGTCGCACTCACAGTCCACCGGCGACGTCTCCGACAGGGCCATCTTCGGGCGGGCTTGA
- the Dyrk2 gene encoding dual specificity tyrosine-phosphorylation-regulated kinase 2 isoform X3 — protein sequence MKWKKLRKRITDKNPSRKIQLDNEKLRRDVRLTGSRLDLPQLCNGSRRLDAQNNHMAGGETTTATTASNGNGISNSNGNGSGNGNNIGSPVSSSTTNSSNGGNERGSSTKSNSSSGSGSSGNSASSTGSAEPKCNTPMTPSELVKKFRNYLTDQEFEELKVYKEVYYFGQHASKNYNKPAPTANTTNLGYDDDNGNYKIIEHDHIAFRYEILEVIGKGSFGQVIRALDHKTNTHVAIKIIRNKKRFLNQAVVELNILDELREKDADGSHNVIHMLDYTYFRKHLCITFELMSLNLYELIKKNNYNGFSMSLIRRFCNSIVKCLRLLYKENIIHCDLKPENILLKQRGSSSIKVIDFGSSCYVDRKIYTYIQSRFYRSPEVILGLQYGTAIDMWSLGCILAELYTGFPLFPGENEVEQLACIMEVLGLPPKVLISVARRRRLFFDSRDAPRCITNTKGRKRTPGSKSLAQILHCQDRYFIDFLQRCLEWDPAERMTPDEAAHHEFLQPSSSSRHRSCRMSSSSSSSGLNSVSQKSSCYSFAEVSPGSGGPVVASITSTTAVHSAAMATNTAKSRQQQPPSHGHPHGHAQSNGHLPDIKLSASDKYNSMQKVAVRSKIASSVSDLESVQQYSLHRIYGGVGSGSTHHVSSAATRKHLTGSGNVGGIGSVSSKYGSSTLAHNHHNVTHHNASTATIATATHHHHHHGVGGQQQQQSSGGGATMAMSHSQSTGDVSDRAIFGRA from the exons atgaaatggaaaaagcTACGCAAGCGAATCACGGACAAGAATCCCAGCCGGAAA ATCCAACTGGACAACGAGAAGTTGCGACGGGACGTTCGCTTGACGGGCTCCCGACTGGACCTGCCGCAGCTCTGCAACGGGTCCCGGCGCCTGGATGCACAAAACAACCACATGGCAGGGGGTGAGACCACCACGGCCACGACAGCCTCCAATGGCAATGGTATTAGCAACAGCAATGGAAATGGCAGcggcaatggcaacaacaTCGGATCGCCAGTGTCCTCATCGaccaccaacagcagcaacggcgGCAATGAGCGAGGCTCCTCCACCAAGTCCAatagcagcagcggcagcggcagctccgGCAACTCGGCCAGCAGCACAGGAAGCGCCGAGCCCAAGTGCAATACGCCCATGACGCCATCTG AGCTGGTGAAAAAGTTTCGGAACTACCTAACCGATCAGGAGTTCGAGGAGCTTAAGGTGTACAAGGAGGTCTATTATTTTGGCCAGCATGCCAGCAAGAACTACAACAAGCCCGCCCCCACAGCCAACACCACCAATCTGGGCTATGACGATGATAATGGCAACTACAAGATC ATCGAACACGATCACATAGCCTTTCGCTACGAGATTCTGGAGGTGATTGGCAAGGGCAGCTTCGGACAGGTGATCAGGGCCCTGGACCATAAGACCAACACCCACGTGGCCATCAAGATCATAAGGAACAAGAAGCGCTTCCTCAACCAGGCCGTGGTCGAGCTCAACATACTCGATGAGCTGCGGGAGAAGGATGCAGATGGATCTCACAATGTCATACACATGCTCGACTACACCTACTTCCGCAAGCATTTGTGCATCACCTTTGAGCTGATGAG CCTGAACCTGTACGAGCTGATAAAGAAGAACAACTACAACGGATTCAGCATGAGTCTCATAAGACGCTTCTGCAACTCGATTGTGAAGTGCCTGCGCCTGCTCTACAAGGAAAACATTATTCACTGTGATCTCAAGCCG GAAAACATCTTGCTCAAACAGCGTGGCAGCAGCTCCATCAAAGTCATCGACTTTGGCAGCTCGTGCTACGTGGATCGTAAAATCTACACGTACATCCAATCGAGGTTCTACCGCTCCCCGGAGGTGATTCTCGGCCTGCAGTACGGCACCGCCATCGACATGTGGAGCCTGG GCTGCATCCTTGCCGAGCTATACACGGGCTTCCCACTGTTTCCCGGCGAGAACGAGGTGGAGCAGTTGGCCTGCATCATGGAGGTGCTGGGTCTGCCGCCCAAGGTGCTCATCTCGGTGGCCAGGCGGCGGCGCCTCTTCTTCGACTCCCGCGATGCCCCGCGCTGCATAACAAACACCAAGGGACGCAAGCGGACGCCGGGCAGCAAGTCGCTGGCCCAGATCCTGCACTGCCAGGACCGCTATTTCATCGACTTCCTGCAGCGCTGCCTGGAATGGGACCCCGCGGAACGGATGACGCCCGACGAGGCAGCCCACCACGAGTTCCTGCAGCCCTCCTCCTCCAGTCGCCACCGCAGCTGCCGCATGTCCAGCAGCTCGTCCAGCTCGGGCCTAAACAGCGTCTCCCAGAAGTCCTCCTGCTACAGCTTCGCAGAGGTCTCGCCAGGCAGCGGCGGTCCGGTGGTGGCCTCGATCACCAGCACCACGGCGGTGCACAGCGCGGCCATGGCCACCAACACCGCCAAGTcgcgccagcagcagccaccgagCCACGGCCACCCCCATGGACATGCCCAGTCGAACGGACACCTGCCGGACATCAAGCTGAGCGCCAGCGACAAGTACAACAGCATGCAGAAGGTGGCGGTGCGCTCGAAGATCGCGTCCAGCGTGTCCGACCTGGAGTCGGTGCAGCAGTACTCGCTGCATCGCATCTACGGCGGCGTGGGCAGCGGCAGCACCCACCACGTCTCGTCGGCGGCCACCAGGAAGCACCTGACCGGCAGTGGCAATGTCGGTGGCATCGGCAGCGTGTCCTCGAAGTACGGCAGCTCGACGCTGGCGCACAACCACCACAATGTGACGCACCACAATGCGTCGACGGCAACGATTGCTACGGCCACAcatcaccaccatcaccacGGAGTGGgtggtcagcagcagcagcagtcttcAGGTGGTGGCGCCACCATGGCCATGTCGCACTCACAGTCCACCGGCGACGTCTCCGACAGGGCCATCTTCGGGCGGGCTTGA
- the Dyrk2 gene encoding dual specificity tyrosine-phosphorylation-regulated kinase 2 isoform X2, translating into MEKATQANHGQESQPESMLLSPQQIQLDNEKLRRDVRLTGSRLDLPQLCNGSRRLDAQNNHMAGGETTTATTASNGNGISNSNGNGSGNGNNIGSPVSSSTTNSSNGGNERGSSTKSNSSSGSGSSGNSASSTGSAEPKCNTPMTPSELVKKFRNYLTDQEFEELKVYKEVYYFGQHASKNYNKPAPTANTTNLGYDDDNGNYKIIEHDHIAFRYEILEVIGKGSFGQVIRALDHKTNTHVAIKIIRNKKRFLNQAVVELNILDELREKDADGSHNVIHMLDYTYFRKHLCITFELMSLNLYELIKKNNYNGFSMSLIRRFCNSIVKCLRLLYKENIIHCDLKPENILLKQRGSSSIKVIDFGSSCYVDRKIYTYIQSRFYRSPEVILGLQYGTAIDMWSLGCILAELYTGFPLFPGENEVEQLACIMEVLGLPPKVLISVARRRRLFFDSRDAPRCITNTKGRKRTPGSKSLAQILHCQDRYFIDFLQRCLEWDPAERMTPDEAAHHEFLQPSSSSRHRSCRMSSSSSSSGLNSVSQKSSCYSFAEVSPGSGGPVVASITSTTAVHSAAMATNTAKSRQQQPPSHGHPHGHAQSNGHLPDIKLSASDKYNSMQKVAVRSKIASSVSDLESVQQYSLHRIYGGVGSGSTHHVSSAATRKHLTGSGNVGGIGSVSSKYGSSTLAHNHHNVTHHNASTATIATATHHHHHHGVGGQQQQQSSGGGATMAMSHSQSTGDVSDRAIFGRA; encoded by the exons atggaaaaagcTACGCAAGCGAATCACGGACAAGAATCCCAGCCGGAAAGTATGCTGCTTTCTCCGCAGCAG ATCCAACTGGACAACGAGAAGTTGCGACGGGACGTTCGCTTGACGGGCTCCCGACTGGACCTGCCGCAGCTCTGCAACGGGTCCCGGCGCCTGGATGCACAAAACAACCACATGGCAGGGGGTGAGACCACCACGGCCACGACAGCCTCCAATGGCAATGGTATTAGCAACAGCAATGGAAATGGCAGcggcaatggcaacaacaTCGGATCGCCAGTGTCCTCATCGaccaccaacagcagcaacggcgGCAATGAGCGAGGCTCCTCCACCAAGTCCAatagcagcagcggcagcggcagctccgGCAACTCGGCCAGCAGCACAGGAAGCGCCGAGCCCAAGTGCAATACGCCCATGACGCCATCTG AGCTGGTGAAAAAGTTTCGGAACTACCTAACCGATCAGGAGTTCGAGGAGCTTAAGGTGTACAAGGAGGTCTATTATTTTGGCCAGCATGCCAGCAAGAACTACAACAAGCCCGCCCCCACAGCCAACACCACCAATCTGGGCTATGACGATGATAATGGCAACTACAAGATC ATCGAACACGATCACATAGCCTTTCGCTACGAGATTCTGGAGGTGATTGGCAAGGGCAGCTTCGGACAGGTGATCAGGGCCCTGGACCATAAGACCAACACCCACGTGGCCATCAAGATCATAAGGAACAAGAAGCGCTTCCTCAACCAGGCCGTGGTCGAGCTCAACATACTCGATGAGCTGCGGGAGAAGGATGCAGATGGATCTCACAATGTCATACACATGCTCGACTACACCTACTTCCGCAAGCATTTGTGCATCACCTTTGAGCTGATGAG CCTGAACCTGTACGAGCTGATAAAGAAGAACAACTACAACGGATTCAGCATGAGTCTCATAAGACGCTTCTGCAACTCGATTGTGAAGTGCCTGCGCCTGCTCTACAAGGAAAACATTATTCACTGTGATCTCAAGCCG GAAAACATCTTGCTCAAACAGCGTGGCAGCAGCTCCATCAAAGTCATCGACTTTGGCAGCTCGTGCTACGTGGATCGTAAAATCTACACGTACATCCAATCGAGGTTCTACCGCTCCCCGGAGGTGATTCTCGGCCTGCAGTACGGCACCGCCATCGACATGTGGAGCCTGG GCTGCATCCTTGCCGAGCTATACACGGGCTTCCCACTGTTTCCCGGCGAGAACGAGGTGGAGCAGTTGGCCTGCATCATGGAGGTGCTGGGTCTGCCGCCCAAGGTGCTCATCTCGGTGGCCAGGCGGCGGCGCCTCTTCTTCGACTCCCGCGATGCCCCGCGCTGCATAACAAACACCAAGGGACGCAAGCGGACGCCGGGCAGCAAGTCGCTGGCCCAGATCCTGCACTGCCAGGACCGCTATTTCATCGACTTCCTGCAGCGCTGCCTGGAATGGGACCCCGCGGAACGGATGACGCCCGACGAGGCAGCCCACCACGAGTTCCTGCAGCCCTCCTCCTCCAGTCGCCACCGCAGCTGCCGCATGTCCAGCAGCTCGTCCAGCTCGGGCCTAAACAGCGTCTCCCAGAAGTCCTCCTGCTACAGCTTCGCAGAGGTCTCGCCAGGCAGCGGCGGTCCGGTGGTGGCCTCGATCACCAGCACCACGGCGGTGCACAGCGCGGCCATGGCCACCAACACCGCCAAGTcgcgccagcagcagccaccgagCCACGGCCACCCCCATGGACATGCCCAGTCGAACGGACACCTGCCGGACATCAAGCTGAGCGCCAGCGACAAGTACAACAGCATGCAGAAGGTGGCGGTGCGCTCGAAGATCGCGTCCAGCGTGTCCGACCTGGAGTCGGTGCAGCAGTACTCGCTGCATCGCATCTACGGCGGCGTGGGCAGCGGCAGCACCCACCACGTCTCGTCGGCGGCCACCAGGAAGCACCTGACCGGCAGTGGCAATGTCGGTGGCATCGGCAGCGTGTCCTCGAAGTACGGCAGCTCGACGCTGGCGCACAACCACCACAATGTGACGCACCACAATGCGTCGACGGCAACGATTGCTACGGCCACAcatcaccaccatcaccacGGAGTGGgtggtcagcagcagcagcagtcttcAGGTGGTGGCGCCACCATGGCCATGTCGCACTCACAGTCCACCGGCGACGTCTCCGACAGGGCCATCTTCGGGCGGGCTTGA
- the Dyrk2 gene encoding dual specificity tyrosine-phosphorylation-regulated kinase 2 isoform X1, whose product MKWKKLRKRITDKNPSRKVCCFLRSRFGPYELLRSDLVSCPEIQLDNEKLRRDVRLTGSRLDLPQLCNGSRRLDAQNNHMAGGETTTATTASNGNGISNSNGNGSGNGNNIGSPVSSSTTNSSNGGNERGSSTKSNSSSGSGSSGNSASSTGSAEPKCNTPMTPSELVKKFRNYLTDQEFEELKVYKEVYYFGQHASKNYNKPAPTANTTNLGYDDDNGNYKIIEHDHIAFRYEILEVIGKGSFGQVIRALDHKTNTHVAIKIIRNKKRFLNQAVVELNILDELREKDADGSHNVIHMLDYTYFRKHLCITFELMSLNLYELIKKNNYNGFSMSLIRRFCNSIVKCLRLLYKENIIHCDLKPENILLKQRGSSSIKVIDFGSSCYVDRKIYTYIQSRFYRSPEVILGLQYGTAIDMWSLGCILAELYTGFPLFPGENEVEQLACIMEVLGLPPKVLISVARRRRLFFDSRDAPRCITNTKGRKRTPGSKSLAQILHCQDRYFIDFLQRCLEWDPAERMTPDEAAHHEFLQPSSSSRHRSCRMSSSSSSSGLNSVSQKSSCYSFAEVSPGSGGPVVASITSTTAVHSAAMATNTAKSRQQQPPSHGHPHGHAQSNGHLPDIKLSASDKYNSMQKVAVRSKIASSVSDLESVQQYSLHRIYGGVGSGSTHHVSSAATRKHLTGSGNVGGIGSVSSKYGSSTLAHNHHNVTHHNASTATIATATHHHHHHGVGGQQQQQSSGGGATMAMSHSQSTGDVSDRAIFGRA is encoded by the exons atgaaatggaaaaagcTACGCAAGCGAATCACGGACAAGAATCCCAGCCGGAAAGTATGCTGCTTTCTCCGCAGCAGGTTCGGTCCCTACGAGTTGCTGCGTTCAGATCTCGTTAGCTGCCCGGAA ATCCAACTGGACAACGAGAAGTTGCGACGGGACGTTCGCTTGACGGGCTCCCGACTGGACCTGCCGCAGCTCTGCAACGGGTCCCGGCGCCTGGATGCACAAAACAACCACATGGCAGGGGGTGAGACCACCACGGCCACGACAGCCTCCAATGGCAATGGTATTAGCAACAGCAATGGAAATGGCAGcggcaatggcaacaacaTCGGATCGCCAGTGTCCTCATCGaccaccaacagcagcaacggcgGCAATGAGCGAGGCTCCTCCACCAAGTCCAatagcagcagcggcagcggcagctccgGCAACTCGGCCAGCAGCACAGGAAGCGCCGAGCCCAAGTGCAATACGCCCATGACGCCATCTG AGCTGGTGAAAAAGTTTCGGAACTACCTAACCGATCAGGAGTTCGAGGAGCTTAAGGTGTACAAGGAGGTCTATTATTTTGGCCAGCATGCCAGCAAGAACTACAACAAGCCCGCCCCCACAGCCAACACCACCAATCTGGGCTATGACGATGATAATGGCAACTACAAGATC ATCGAACACGATCACATAGCCTTTCGCTACGAGATTCTGGAGGTGATTGGCAAGGGCAGCTTCGGACAGGTGATCAGGGCCCTGGACCATAAGACCAACACCCACGTGGCCATCAAGATCATAAGGAACAAGAAGCGCTTCCTCAACCAGGCCGTGGTCGAGCTCAACATACTCGATGAGCTGCGGGAGAAGGATGCAGATGGATCTCACAATGTCATACACATGCTCGACTACACCTACTTCCGCAAGCATTTGTGCATCACCTTTGAGCTGATGAG CCTGAACCTGTACGAGCTGATAAAGAAGAACAACTACAACGGATTCAGCATGAGTCTCATAAGACGCTTCTGCAACTCGATTGTGAAGTGCCTGCGCCTGCTCTACAAGGAAAACATTATTCACTGTGATCTCAAGCCG GAAAACATCTTGCTCAAACAGCGTGGCAGCAGCTCCATCAAAGTCATCGACTTTGGCAGCTCGTGCTACGTGGATCGTAAAATCTACACGTACATCCAATCGAGGTTCTACCGCTCCCCGGAGGTGATTCTCGGCCTGCAGTACGGCACCGCCATCGACATGTGGAGCCTGG GCTGCATCCTTGCCGAGCTATACACGGGCTTCCCACTGTTTCCCGGCGAGAACGAGGTGGAGCAGTTGGCCTGCATCATGGAGGTGCTGGGTCTGCCGCCCAAGGTGCTCATCTCGGTGGCCAGGCGGCGGCGCCTCTTCTTCGACTCCCGCGATGCCCCGCGCTGCATAACAAACACCAAGGGACGCAAGCGGACGCCGGGCAGCAAGTCGCTGGCCCAGATCCTGCACTGCCAGGACCGCTATTTCATCGACTTCCTGCAGCGCTGCCTGGAATGGGACCCCGCGGAACGGATGACGCCCGACGAGGCAGCCCACCACGAGTTCCTGCAGCCCTCCTCCTCCAGTCGCCACCGCAGCTGCCGCATGTCCAGCAGCTCGTCCAGCTCGGGCCTAAACAGCGTCTCCCAGAAGTCCTCCTGCTACAGCTTCGCAGAGGTCTCGCCAGGCAGCGGCGGTCCGGTGGTGGCCTCGATCACCAGCACCACGGCGGTGCACAGCGCGGCCATGGCCACCAACACCGCCAAGTcgcgccagcagcagccaccgagCCACGGCCACCCCCATGGACATGCCCAGTCGAACGGACACCTGCCGGACATCAAGCTGAGCGCCAGCGACAAGTACAACAGCATGCAGAAGGTGGCGGTGCGCTCGAAGATCGCGTCCAGCGTGTCCGACCTGGAGTCGGTGCAGCAGTACTCGCTGCATCGCATCTACGGCGGCGTGGGCAGCGGCAGCACCCACCACGTCTCGTCGGCGGCCACCAGGAAGCACCTGACCGGCAGTGGCAATGTCGGTGGCATCGGCAGCGTGTCCTCGAAGTACGGCAGCTCGACGCTGGCGCACAACCACCACAATGTGACGCACCACAATGCGTCGACGGCAACGATTGCTACGGCCACAcatcaccaccatcaccacGGAGTGGgtggtcagcagcagcagcagtcttcAGGTGGTGGCGCCACCATGGCCATGTCGCACTCACAGTCCACCGGCGACGTCTCCGACAGGGCCATCTTCGGGCGGGCTTGA